The Metabacillus schmidteae genome has a segment encoding these proteins:
- a CDS encoding competence protein ComK: protein MVNDPTKVRVEDYTINRFTMAILPEGNKFCSEVLEFEQELFVEKRPMEVIDQSCRYFGSSYSGRKTGTKDLMKVTHKPPIVIDPANSIYFFPTTSSTRAHCAWISHSFVKEYSATKEDNTDITFTNGKQITVPVSVGSFENQLFRTAQLRTIISSRIEHEQRKINMLLFPKNEKEVNAFYEQLIRKMNRF from the coding sequence ATGGTGAATGATCCAACAAAAGTAAGAGTAGAGGACTATACAATTAATCGTTTTACGATGGCGATTCTTCCTGAAGGAAATAAGTTTTGTTCAGAAGTATTGGAGTTTGAACAGGAATTGTTTGTGGAAAAACGGCCGATGGAAGTTATAGATCAAAGTTGTCGGTATTTTGGAAGCAGTTATAGCGGCAGAAAAACCGGGACAAAAGATCTAATGAAAGTAACACACAAGCCACCTATTGTCATTGACCCGGCAAACTCCATTTATTTTTTTCCTACAACTTCCTCAACTAGAGCTCACTGTGCATGGATTTCTCATAGTTTTGTAAAAGAGTATTCTGCGACTAAAGAAGATAATACTGATATCACTTTTACAAATGGAAAGCAAATTACTGTACCTGTTTCTGTTGGTTCTTTTGAAAATCAGTTATTCCGAACAGCTCAATTAAGAACGATTATTTCCTCTCGTATTGAACACGAGCAAAGAAAAATTAATATGCTGTTATTCCCCAAAAATGAAAAAGAAGTGAATGCTTTTTATGAACAACTCATTAGAAAAATGAATCGGTTCTGA
- a CDS encoding IDEAL domain-containing protein — protein sequence MKNKKSSYTEIMKSRNTKNVPSEQPVLDMYIQMILDEALFNRKKALLEERINDALDTKNKTVFMKLSDEYRGMRKLG from the coding sequence ATGAAAAATAAAAAGTCATCGTACACTGAAATCATGAAGTCCCGTAATACGAAAAACGTTCCATCCGAGCAACCTGTATTAGACATGTATATTCAAATGATTTTGGATGAAGCGCTGTTTAACAGGAAAAAAGCATTGCTAGAAGAACGTATCAATGATGCACTTGACACAAAGAACAAAACAGTCTTTATGAAACTCTCAGATGAATACAGAGGAATGCGTAAGTTAGGATGA